In Pectinophora gossypiella chromosome 8, ilPecGoss1.1, whole genome shotgun sequence, the DNA window GTATTTGTATAATGTCTAAACAAGtctaaataattgaaaatattcaaaaaatatattaattttatatttactggCGCGTGTATCCAAATTTAAAGAAAGTTTTGACAGCCcgtttatttatgaaataaatggtCTGCAAAAACGTGACAGCGCTATATATGCTTTTTATCACTCTTTATTCTAACAACGAGTGGCCATACTGTGTTACGTAAGCAAACAACTACGAACCGTACGAACGTCAGTAGGTGGAGACATCAACACACGAAGCGAACGATCTTTCCGAATTTcacatgtaatttattattcTCCTTAATTTAATCTTTAAAATGAAATCGATTGAAGAACTGGAACAAGAAGTTAAGAAAGTAGACAAAGAATTAGTAAAAATAGAAGCTGAACTAGCAAAATTAAAGAAATTACAACGAGAACTTCAGGAGAAGAAAACGTCATTGAAAAATtctataaacaaacaaaaatcggACACTTTAGCCAGTGTTGATTGGTCTGGTAACCACTACGAGTGGTCTGAAGAAGTGAAAAAGGTTTTGAAGGATGTGTTCAAAATAGAGTCATTCAGGCCGAAACAGCTTAGTGCGATTAATTCTACCTTATCCGGGCAGCATGCGATCGTAGTCATGCCGACTGGTGCGGGGAAGAGCCTTTGCTATCAACTACCTGCACTCGTGAAACCCGGTCTTACTGTTGTAATTTCACCTCTAGTATCACTTATGGAAGACCAGGTCAGGTCACTAACTCTAAGGAATATCCCAGCAAAACTAATAACTAGCACAAGTCCTAAAGACGAGAGTACCGCTGCGTTAAATATATTAAAGGACAAAAATTCTGAAGTTAAGCTATTGTATGTAACCCCTGAAAGATTAGCAAAGAGTAAAAGATTCATGTCTAATTTGCAGAAATGTTATGTTGATGGTAGACTGCAAAGAATTGCTATAGATGAAGTGCACTGCTGTTCCCAATGGGGTCATGATTTCAGGCCTGACTATAAATTTCTTGGTATACTGGCCAACATGTTTCCAAAGACTCCTATTTTGGGATTGACTGCAACAGCCACAGCACATGTTCTGACTGATGTACAGAAAATCCTTAACATTTCTGGTTGCCTAGTGATCAAATCCACATTTAACAGacctaatttattttacaaaatattagaaaagccTTCATCACAAGAAGAATGTTTGAATATTCTTGAAAAGCTGTTAAAGTACAGATACAAGGGTGAAAGTGGAATAATTTATACACATAGCATCAAGGACTCTGAAGATCTAACTGATGGGTTGCATAAAAGAGGATTGAGAGTTGGATGTTACCATGCAAATATGGAGGCAGCGGCACGGTCTAAAGTCCATATGAAATGGCATGATAAAAGTTACCAAGCCATTGTTGCTACAGTAGCTTTTGGCATGGGGATTGACAAACCTGATGTGAGATTTGTCATCCATCACACAATAAGCAAATCTATGGAAAATTATTATCAGGAAAGTGGCAGAGCTGGCCGGGATGGGCAGAGAGCTGAATGTGTAACTTTGTACCGAATGCAAGATGTTTTCAAAGTTAGCACCATGGTTTTTTCATCTGTTGGAAACTTAGAACATTTATATGGAATGGTGAAATATTGCCTGAATGGAAGTTTATGCAGAAGGCAGTTAATAGCTGAACATTTCGATGAAGATTGGGGTGACACAGATTGTAATAAAATGTGTGATATTTGCTGCAAACTTATGAACaatgtcaaagaagttaatctGCAAACTCATTGCAGAACACTTGCAAGTATCATAGAAAATgctgaaaaacaagatacaAAGCTGACTGCACAAAAGTTGCTTGATGCATGGTACCTCAAAGGCCCTGTCAATATGAGACACAAGGGCAAAGAGCCTGAATTCCCTAGGGCCTTAGGAGAAGATgcaataacttatttattaatagaaAATTATCTAGTTGAAGATTTTCATTTCACTGCATATTCAACTATCAGCTACATAAAGAAAGGACCAAACATGGGTTTAACACAGGATCCTGCTTTTGTTTTGAAAATGCCTGTAAGGAAATATACATCATTTGAAATAGAAGCACCAGCACCTCAAGATTATGAACCAGTTAATCAAAACCAGGAAGAAAATGtagaaaagaaaagtaaaacaaCTAAAAGAAAATTAGATTCAAGTAATgggtcaaaatataaaaaaattaagaccatagttttagatgatgatgattaaacaaatattatactgAGTGGGCTGTGTTATTTAAAatggtatttattatttctaaaaatatttgaaaaatagtttattttgctTTGCTACAAATTTTTAATTAACTCGACAAAGAAGCATCTAAAATATTAGACCCGTCGTCTTGGGGAGTACTGTAGTGGAGTGAGTCTATCATAAGCTGCTACGTTTTCCTCTTTCTCTCTATTTTTGGCACGACTCCTTCCCGAACTCCTTgctgatttttgtttttcttgcgGTAGTGCCGGGGTCGTACGGGTTTGGTCTAGAGAAAAAGGAAGTTTTATTATATCGTTAAGTTTTTCGTAGACatatttaatgtgtgtataaaTAACTTTCAGCCGGACTTGGTAGGTATAGGAGTTGCGACCGTAACCCAAATTTTCTAAAGCGTTACTAGGTATTTACCTGGTTTAGAACCACGAGATTTGGTACTCTTATCCGATTTGGCGCTTCCCTTATTCTTGTCACTGGCTTGGGACCGCGCAGTAGGCGGTTCCCTACTCCGAGTAGTGCTAAATGCAGACCTAACGGACGAACATTCACTGTCGATGCCTAAAGCATCCAAGGCACGCAGTCGTTCTGCTATTTGTTCGTGTATAACCTCACGATATGGCTCCGCTTGGCCCAAGTCTTCCATCTCCGCCAACCACTCGGCACGCTCGCGGATTTGCGTAAGCACTGGAAAGAAAATTGACAAAAAATTCTTTACTATGCTGATGGTATCGATTCGAAAGTATAAGTGATAGAAGATTTCGCATTCatattaatcataattatttattctcttcTACAGTATGTCACATTTATTGTGGAAAATAGATGCTCTAACTAGGTAGGTATCCTGTATTTTGAGATACCACGTCGTAACCCTTTAACTCTCACACACGATTAAGTTTATACAAGTTATAGAATTTAAAGAAATTGCTATAAGTGATGAACCATCCGGAACTGTATATtcaaatcaatatttatttgaaactcACAGTCGTTCCACTTCTCTTTCTCGGTGGGTATTTTAGGCGTAGGTTTTGGGATACGCGGTGGGGGCGGTGGCACCTGCTCCGGACTGTCCCCATACGCCATCGTGTTGGCCAAGTGCTCTTTCAACTTCTCCCGGTCTTCGCCGCGCTTCAACGGTTTGTAACTGACGAATAAATGATTACGATGCAACTGGGAGcacaaattattattgtaagatAGCTTCAACTTGTCTGTTGACTTGTTGTAGCTCTATTCACCCCTACAAGGATTAGAAATAGGGTATTCGTTTTTGTGTTTAACACGAAATATTTCATCTTGTGACTTCTAAGGTCGATGACCGATCTCACCGTGACTGGTGTTTGGATTACAACTTAGTACTTGTGTTACTTGTTAGAGCTGCCAAAAGACCCTATGGCTCTGATTGTTGATTTTAGTTTCTTTCTACCCATTTTGCGATCATGCAATCACGCTGGCATTCAAGACAGTCTTAAAACATTGTGTAAATTAGTGTTATAAGAAATACTAACGGGTCCATATCATAGATTCCGGACTCCCTTATGGCGGAGAGTGAGCGTCGTTTGGAAGTCCGCGGCCTCACCATGGGCATCTCCACAGCAATAGGAATCTGTTTCTTCTCCTGTTCTCGAAGCTTAAGCGCCGTGTCCCGCCGCTGCTGGATGGTCAACTTCGACTCCTCTAAGAGAActaaaacagacagacacaactCACGACAGAGTCGCAAGAGCATTAGCAGGAGCACTATTTAGAACCCTAAAATGGACATGATGATATAGGTATATTAAAGTAATTAAAGATACTAAAATTTCTCGAAATAATTCCTTGAGCCTAAAGCGAAGTAACCTGTAAGTAAACCATACCTacgtcgtgtgggttgtgaggtggagtaccaacgtcatcaatcctggtgtcagggttactactaagccgccaaaggcccctgacatggctcgtgtaacgactacttacttacatcagtaagtagtaaccgggaccaacggcttaacgtgccttccgaagcacggatcatcttactttcaccACCAACATACCTTTAAGAAATTCTTGTTGATGGGTTGACGGCTCCACGCGGCGTGTGTGGAAAATGCCTCCATGAGGAATCGTTCTACTCGGCCAAGTTATGTTTACAAAACCATCCGAATCGGGTTGTTGCattgtgaataaatataaattagtaGCAAATGTTAAAAACACCACAGTCGTcagctataaaataaaaatgttttatattggTTTTAAATTTCCCGGACAACGACATCGATAAAACTCGTTGAAAACACGCCTGCGTTccttttttaacattttatttaattactttttcgttttaaaatgCAACAATATTTTAATGGTTTTCTATATATTACTGTTTTattcagttttattttataatggacaataactttattttaatttaatacctaGTTTGTCCCATAGTCTGCGTATAACGTAGCGTTTAATTGTTGAAAAAATGGCGGGTATTTGAATTCACAAAACCATACTTGTGTAAAACCTAATTTTGAAATGGACAGCACACTTGGGTCTACCATTGAAAAAATTAAACGTgaagaacaaaataaagagGCGAAACTTAAAGCGAGACGTGAACGTGAGTTTCACTggctataatatttattttgtgttatgaaTTCATgccgcaatatttttttcatgtaaatcatACCTAATAAACATAAATCGTTTTAGTTGAAGCAGCTAAAGCCTCTTCCGAACGCTCTTTACGTGAAATAATTTCACAAACTAAAAAACTGCAGCAAGATAAGGAGGAATTAGTTAAGAGGACAGATGAACTTGGCGCACATGTCGCTATACAGAAGATTCGAAGAGATGCTCTCTTATCGCAATTTACATTTTCCAAGAAAGAATTAGCAGAACTGCGAATTAAATACGTATGTTTCTGGAAACgaattaacatttatttaaattaatttaagtagTTAGGTACccatttagtttaaaaaaaagtattattgcACATATTTTTGTGATACCAGGACCTGGCTATATCTGAAGTCCAAGATCTTCGTTCAGATTTCTGTAAAGCTGTCTATGAGCTATCTGATGAATGTGATATTTGGTCATTGCTTACGAAGCCATCTACTGAAGCGTTGCCTCGGGTCATTACTAAAAAACCTCTAGAAACTAACGAACAAGCGTTAATAAATGAGTGTAGACTTAAATCTGCCCTGGAGAGACGTCGTAAAGCGATAACTGAACGGGATCGCTTAAAGTCCGAACCTGAGACTGGCGAGGAATTTATCCGGTAAACGAAAATGATAAGTTATGTTGGAGTTTTATTATTGTGTTCGTTAACCAtatgccattttgtatttttcaaTGTTTCAGAATCAAAAACGCACTTCGTTATTCCCTCGAAATGACTGCAAATCtacgaaaataattattatggcaaGCTAAGTTTTCGTTCAGTAAAGTGTTCTTTTGCCCAACAATCTTATAACGCCCGCCACTGAGgaactatccaggctacgttcctcaaaatgtgcctgggtgtaataacaagcgTCATCATtgatactcaaaaacaaaattaaaaggtgTTATGtccgttatccatgaaattaaaaggttaaacgaaggaaactgTACagggccatctatattgtttttgagaaatgtagcttggaaagtcccgcCTTGGTCATCCCAGGCCAAATCTAAACTTCCAACAGGGTAGCTAACCTTATGAGGTTCCTTGTACAAAAAACGAGATAATTTGTGGTTTACTATTTACTATACTACTAGATTATTTATTGTGTGctacaagtagttataattacgaAGGCATGATCTGATCAGCGGGAGTTCTATAATACGATTGCACAAGTAAACGGTCGTTGCGGCCGGAAACTCTCGACGAGATAGCCGTAGACATGCGGAGTAGGAGAGTGTGCTCAAAGAATTTTCAGCAGCATAGATATACGAGGAAAAATGTTCTACTATTGGCAACCCTGATTTTCAGTCCATATATTAGCTATCTGTCAATGTCAGGTGGTTTGAAGAACCGTTCCTCGCATGTAATGTTAAATGAAGTTATTTTCAGGTTAATTGGGAAATTATAATCAAAAATGAACAGAAATATTTTTCGTTTCAGGTAATTAAACTTATTCTTACCTATTAGTTATAATAACAACTCACTATTCATTAATTGCGGCTCATTACGCAACGTTAATGAAAtgcttgtttattatttatcttatttattt includes these proteins:
- the LOC126368705 gene encoding ATP-dependent DNA helicase Q1-like, whose translation is MKSIEELEQEVKKVDKELVKIEAELAKLKKLQRELQEKKTSLKNSINKQKSDTLASVDWSGNHYEWSEEVKKVLKDVFKIESFRPKQLSAINSTLSGQHAIVVMPTGAGKSLCYQLPALVKPGLTVVISPLVSLMEDQVRSLTLRNIPAKLITSTSPKDESTAALNILKDKNSEVKLLYVTPERLAKSKRFMSNLQKCYVDGRLQRIAIDEVHCCSQWGHDFRPDYKFLGILANMFPKTPILGLTATATAHVLTDVQKILNISGCLVIKSTFNRPNLFYKILEKPSSQEECLNILEKLLKYRYKGESGIIYTHSIKDSEDLTDGLHKRGLRVGCYHANMEAAARSKVHMKWHDKSYQAIVATVAFGMGIDKPDVRFVIHHTISKSMENYYQESGRAGRDGQRAECVTLYRMQDVFKVSTMVFSSVGNLEHLYGMVKYCLNGSLCRRQLIAEHFDEDWGDTDCNKMCDICCKLMNNVKEVNLQTHCRTLASIIENAEKQDTKLTAQKLLDAWYLKGPVNMRHKGKEPEFPRALGEDAITYLLIENYLVEDFHFTAYSTISYIKKGPNMGLTQDPAFVLKMPVRKYTSFEIEAPAPQDYEPVNQNQEENVEKKSKTTKRKLDSSNGSKYKKIKTIVLDDDD
- the LOC126368743 gene encoding UPF0193 protein EVG1 homolog, producing the protein MQQPDSDGFVNITWPSRTIPHGGIFHTRRVEPSTHQQEFLKVLLEESKLTIQQRRDTALKLREQEKKQIPIAVEMPMVRPRTSKRRSLSAIRESGIYDMDPYKPLKRGEDREKLKEHLANTMAYGDSPEQVPPPPPRIPKPTPKIPTEKEKWNDLLTQIRERAEWLAEMEDLGQAEPYREVIHEQIAERLRALDALGIDSECSSVRSAFSTTRSREPPTARSQASDKNKGSAKSDKSTKSRGSKPDQTRTTPALPQEKQKSARSSGRSRAKNREKEENVAAYDRLTPLQYSPRRRV
- the LOC126369126 gene encoding uncharacterized protein LOC126369126; the encoded protein is MDSTLGSTIEKIKREEQNKEAKLKARRELEAAKASSERSLREIISQTKKLQQDKEELVKRTDELGAHVAIQKIRRDALLSQFTFSKKELAELRIKYDLAISEVQDLRSDFCKAVYELSDECDIWSLLTKPSTEALPRVITKKPLETNEQALINECRLKSALERRRKAITERDRLKSEPETGEEFIR